The region aggcccttaaccccaactgctccaggggcgtcgtataaatagctgaccctgcgctctgacccccaggttctctccctgtctgtgtgtctcatggagagcaagttggagtatacaaaaagataaattcataatacaagaaactgtatatggccaataaagtgatcttatttcaGAATGTGCTTTTACACTTCCAGTCAAATTCCAAACTTGGTGCATTTACTTAAGTTTCCAACAAGTCTCCACGTGGCAACTGCAGAGCAGATAATGGACACAAAGAAGAAGGAAACACCAAGCAGGAGAAGGCTTTGCATTTTAGACTATGATATATCGCAACAGTGGTTGCGATAAATAAAAGGTATATTTGTCGATTATCGTCTTTGCACTCCAATGTTATTTGCATTCTTTCTCAACGAAGATGAAGTTGAAGGGTAAATGCAAaggagtaaaaaaatatttttctgtttttgtcagACACTATTTTCTGTCTTCGTGCCACACTGTACGTTATTATCCAAACCGTTTGTCTTTCTAAACGGGACTGGATGTGGATCGTTCTTCCTAATAGACAGCACCTTTATGATAGGACAATTTTTCACTACTTTAATTTGCAAGTAAAAACATGAGCAGACACTGTACGATGCACATAAACAATACCTAAATAGCTTGCTAGAGAAATACTAATTTGTGTACTGCTTGTAGCCTTTTGTGTACTTTGCTTTTATTCTTttgacagtttttaaaaattaattaagcaCCGTCAtggcaaaatattttctgtgcattttgTGGTACATAAATGaaggcaaaagaaaataaattttcatAGTAAAATACGTTACTGATTAACTAAAATCATCCCACACactaaaataatgatttttcaCTTAATGCTGTTAACGACATAAATAATTTGAGAAACAGTTTACCACATGACACTCATGACACCTGTTAcgtaaacatgtttttgttagAACGGATCATTTTCACAGCCTGCTGAGGCACTCATAACTAACAGGAAATTACTGCTAAATCGAATACAAAAAGGCTTCTTCTAAGGAGCTGAAGGCCCAATACAACCTGGCAACGAACCGTATATTGTAAAGACACAGAAAGAATACATAGTTCTGATTTGAAGGAATGTTCCAGGATTTGTTCATCCATGATCCACCTGGGAGATGAAACATGGAGACAGATCACAGTACTCGTCACTGGGATGAGGAAAAGGTGAAAGCATCTCAATATTTTTTGAGCCACAATAGTGTCTGCTGCTGATTTAACaaggagaaaacaaaatgccGGCCTGTTTTTAGTTATTATGATCTCTTTTAGCAACAATGTTCCACAAAACCAATCTGAGGGCAATTTTAAGCCATTTGTGTTCGGGAAACATTGATAAGTACACAGCATTTTTCCAAATTAGTTCTGAATTTCTCTCTCGCTCTCCAGAGGCTTGTGCCTTAATTCCACATAATGATCCAGCCCCCACTGCTGTGTATGTGAAACCTCTGGATGCTCCGATGTTAAAGACAAAGCACAAAGCTCAGCAGTCTGTGTGAGCCTGTACACAAAGCTGGGAGCATTACATAAAAAAGCCTTTGTTAAATCAGGTGTCCCCAGTGCTGATCCTGGAGGACCGGAGTGTCTACGCGTTTTCAGGCAAGATGGGCACATAGTGACCCGAATCACCTCATCACTGGATGAATTAGACAAGATTaccagcttctcccagctcttcagctcTTCAAGTGCTGCTGATTTGAAGAGACCAGGACAACCTGTAGACACAGCACCTAACAATCCCCCCACAAGAAACGACAgcaaaaattattttatcattCTAAATCATTAATGATTGGCTTCTGGTGTTCTCCCCCAGCTTTGTTCACAGTCAAGTAAGAGCGCAGGGAAGGATCAACTGGTTCTTCTCCAGTGCCAGAAAATGGTGTAGAGTTGCAGACCCACAGATCTTTTATAAGACGCCAGCAAAGTGAACAGTCACcaatctgattttcattcttgaGCGTTGTCAGAAACATCGTGTGTTCTACTAACCAGATAAAAGCACAAGCAGAGACTACCTGTATAGGACTGGAGACTTCCCTCTATACAAGCAAGGTGTGGTTAAATGAGAACTGCAAACAATCAGAACATAACACAAATTGTCTGAGTAAATCGGGTTTTTGCCAAACtcaaattaagttaaaaaaacacctgaagaGATTTTGACATGATCAAGAGACACTGATTCAGGACAAACCTCGCTGATCCTCTGTACTTTGTCCTGTGGCAAATTGTGGACCCCAGAGGACAGTCCTAGTTTCCCATACTCGCTCACAACCATCACTGATCAGATCAATCAGATACACAACTGCTCCTGATTGCCCTGAGACAGAGCAGGAGGAGGCCCAGCATTCACaaccctcaaaggcactgataaAGCCAATTCACTGGACTTCTTTAGAACCTACGGTTAAAACTGAACCAGGGGACAAAGTGGACACTGGGGGAAAGTGCATTTACAACTGGAAGCAGGAGGATTGCTTCTTACACAAGGGGTAGAGGAATCTGAGAAAGTCACTCGGTCTTGTTGAGAAAAACGAcagctggcttctttcaagaagcacTTGGACAAGATCCACTGGACCCTTAACTGCTAGCAACCAAAAGATTAAGATGGGCTGAATTATTTTCACTAATAACCATTCTTATAAcaacaatattttttgtatcaaattaattaattaattttttgttAAGAAATTAACTAAAATCAGGTGATCATCAGTTAAATCTCAAATTATGTGTACACAGTAAATTAAAAGCATTTACTGCAGCAGCCTATGTACCTTTCCCAACAGCAAaagttataaaacaaattattgCTACTATCGGGATTTCAAGAGAACTTAATAAGATCCGCCTTCGTTGTAATAGCTGACACTAGAAAATAACATCTGTCAATTTTCCAGATGACATTACATGACCATCAACTACAATGAGGAAGCAGCCCATTGGgagtaataaaaatgaaagaggtAGACAAATGCTTGAACACCTTGTGTCTCtagtgtgtggggggtggggtgagGACACCCTTACACCCACTCTGAGGACTCAATTGTCTGATTATGTCTCACTCGTATTGGTTTTGTTTTCGAATCGGTGTTTCTCTGTCTCTTCTAGTTATCTTACGATCTATGATGTCACTCCCTGAAGACAGCAGCACACCGAAGGGCAAAACAGAAAGCTAATGAGACAAGCGACACAGAAATGAAACCAAAAGTACATCACTTTTCAAGATGTGCATCAGTGTGTcagacaaaagaaaatgtacCAAACTCTTTGCGGTTAGGAAATTTCATCTGCTATCCCTCCAGTTTATCTCATTTCAAtcttctttgaaataaaaacataatatgaACCACGTCTCATTTACCTTACTCAGTGTTCACGTACTGTTCCTTTAGTACATGGGCAGGATGTAGAATTTTACCTGTTCATTATTCAACATATGGAGAACAATCATTGAAAATATTTGCAGATGTttctttaaagaacaaaaataactgCTTTGTGAAAGACTTGTGTATCTCACACTTACTACCATGCAACTAAAACCCCTCAAACGCAGAATTAGAAAAGGCTCATCACGGGCAGAAAAATCCCCTAAAAGCAGCCAAAGCAAGCAAAACTTAACTTTCCCTTTCTTCCAGCACTTCCTCACCTGCACAGAGATAATTGGAAGGACCTGTCAGCCCTGAACTCACAAAGTATAAGATCCTTTTAAGGATGAGATTGTGGTACATCAGGATGACACAGTTAGATACAGATCTCTACAATGCACATGTTGTGAACCAACTAAAGAGAAGCTCAGCTGGTGCTTCTGATCAGATGGTGGGCTGTAATAACAACAGCGTGCTTCAAGTCCTGTAGTCAGCCAATACACATTCTATGGCGAATGTGTTGATATATCTGAGCACATTAGAAATGTGCTTCTTGCATACCGTGCATATTGTTCAAATGAACTTACTGAAGAATAAATCATTACATCAAACATCCCAGCACTTTTGTTGCCAGCATTAACCAGACGCCGATGAGAATTGAATTGATCAAAGAGGAACTGGCGGCTCTTACCCATTAAAGTTGCCAGGAGGCACAGGGAGGACATCTCCAGGTCAATGTGGTCCTGCAGCTCTCTGGGGGTGGGTCTGCTGGAAGACGCAGGATCCTCGCTCTTGACTGCGTGGGGGGCAGGAGCAGAGGCTGAAGCGGCGGGGGCCGCTGCTTCTTTCTCCTGGGGGTCCCTCACCGCCTCCAGAGTCACCCTGTCCCCGTGCTGCAGGGGCACGGGCTCGTCCTCGCGCCCCGCCCCGGGAGGCAGGAGCTCCTTGGGTGGGAAGCCGTAGCGGATGCACTGCTGGGCGGGGGGCACGGCAAACTCTCGGGCCAGGCTCTCCTGGAGCGCGGCGAAGGTGGTCTCCACCTGGAGCGTCAGCATGGCCTGCCGCCCGTCGGTGGTGGTCACGCGGATCTTCTTCTCCTTGCTGGActggggggaggagggggctTTCGTGGGGGTGGCGGGGGCCGAGGAGGGCCCCTCGCGGACGGGGCCCGGGGAGGCGGGCCTGGCCTGAGCCCTCTGCTCCTGCTTCAGCTTGTCGGTCCTCTTCTTCTGCGCGGCCGAGGCGTTCTCGCTGATGCTCTGCTGCAGGCTGCGCTCCGCCTTGCTCATGTTCAGCTCCTCCTTGTGCAGGGTCTTCGCCTTCTGGCCGGTCAAGATGATTTTGGTCGGCGGCTGCACCTCCACCGCGGCCTGCCCGTCCGCCACCTCCCCCGGCCTCTGATGGGCGTGCGCCGCCCCGTCGACGGCGACCGGGTTGTACTCGTCCGGGTTCTTCTTGGCCGTGTGGTTCAAGATGGTGTTCACCACCTTCTGCACCAGGATCTCGCTCCCGAACTCCCCGGGGAAGTGCTTGGTGACCAGCTTCATGGCCACGTCGAACACGTTGCTGTTCAGGCTGGGCTCGGCCTCGTACTGGAACCAGTACACCGTCTCCCGCACCACCCTGCCGCCCCACTCCAGGGTGATGGGGAAGGCCTCCGGCAGATTGTCGTACTCCTTGCCTTCCCAGAAGTGCTTGAACCCGCAGCCGCACTTGCCGCCCCGGGAGCGGGCGCTGGTCCGGTCCCCGTCCAGGTACACGACGGAGCCGTCGCCCCGCACGCGGCGCACGGAGGTGCCGTGGCACCAGTTGCAGGCGCCCAGGTGGCTCAGCTTGTAGTCGGGCACCAGCGCGTCCCTGTCGGCGTCGTAGGAGCACACGACGTTGTTCAGGGGGAAGCTGTAGTTCTTGTCGGGCCGGAGCTGCCCGTGGGTGGACTTGGCCAGGGTGTAGAGCTTGCCGCCGGGGGCTAACCACTCGGGAGGCACGTGCAGCTCCGACAGGGCGTTGCAGATCAGGCAGCGGTGAAGGCGGTGCTCCGCGACGGCTCTCTTGGCGGCCTCCGTCACCTCCTCGGGCTGCACCCCGATCACGCCGGTCCTCCGATACACATACTGGTGGACGTCGGCCACCAGGGACGGGTGGATCCCGTGCTTGTCCATGAAGACCTCCTCCATGGCGCTCACCAGCCTCATCAGGTACTTGTCCTGCAGGCTCCGGTCTCCTCCAATCACGCAGCTCCCGTCCGACTCCAGGCGGATGTACTTCTTGATGAGCTCCTGCGGGACCCCCCAGGCCTTGGGCAGCAGCTTGGCCGGCAGCCTGGGCAGGGGGGCGTTCTTGATGCCGACGAGGGGGATGTAGTGGTTCCGGCCCGAGCTGCTCCAGGCGATGCAGATGGGCTTGTTGAAGTGGCCGTCCTTCCCCTTGCACTTCTCCTCCGGCACCAGTCCCGGCAGGAAGGTGGCGGAGTAATCCCCGGAGCTCCTCATCCCGCTCAGCGAGTCCAGCAGGACGATGGGGCGGTGCAGCACGTTGGCCAGCCCGAAGATGTGGATGTTGCGCAGCCCGAGCGGGACGCCCTCGGGCGGGACGAACAGGGGGTCGCACTCGTTGATTATGTCCTCCCACTCGGCCGCGTCGATGAAGTCCTGGAAGAGGGCCTTGTAGCGCTCCAGGTTCTGCTTGAAATGCTGCTTCAGGTTTTCCCGCAGAGCGTGCCAGAAGAGCTCCCGGCCCACCAGCGCCCGGGACACGGCGTGGACCAGGCAGTGCCCGTCCCCGTCCACGTGGACCGGAATCAGGCACTCCTTGTTCCGGTTGGCTTTCTTCAGCTCCTCCAGGGTGTCATGCAGGTACACGAGGCTACCGGAGCGATCCCTGCCGTAGCCCACGGTGCTCACGTGCTCCTGCTCAATGAGGAAAGCCCTGTCACCCAAAAGCGAGCAGTCAAACATCTCCCCCTGGTTCATGTCCCGCAACAACTTGGCTTTCCCGGTCTGCTTGTCCATGCCGAACCTCGTCAGGACTGGGGACAGCAACTTGCAGTGGTAGTTGGAGAGCCCCATCACTTTCACTAACTCGGTTCCCTTTTTGGGGGCGCCGGTAACCCCGAGAAGGGCATTTCTTAGCAAGTTGTGAAGCACGACGTCCGGGTCGGTCACTTCTTCCACTTTCAAGAGATTTTTCTGCTCATGACGCTGGCCGCACTCGGTGCACTCAATGCTGACCGAGCCGTAAGCAGGGAAGAAAAGCCTCGCCTGACATTTCGGGTCCGGGCAGGTACCAGACAAAATACGCTTGTCCTTTTTCTTCGACCCCTGctgcaaagacattttttagcGATAAAAGTGTTGTTGTGGGTAGTCTTTTAGTACATCGTTATAGATTACTCACCGGCGATTTATCAATACTGTTTTCACCTCCCgcagctgttattttatgaCTATTGCAGAACCGAAACAACACGGAAGcggttcttttttttccacagactTTTTCGCCGTCCTGTTGCGGAGAGATACTGACCCGTCCGTGTCGCACTGGTTTTAGGGATTTGTAGTTTGGGATAGCGATGTCTTTGTTGTCGTTTAAAGCCCGATGTTGTTTACCGAACAACGTTACCCAGAATCCCCTGCCAGGAACCCGCAAACTTGCCACTTTACAGGGGTCGACGGGAACTGTAGTTTATTTTGCGACAAATGTCCTCACTTCCAATCGGAAGAGACGCAATGTGCACTACAAATACCAGGTTTCTTTAAATTAGCTCAGGGTTTTGTTTACTAACTTTGTTGCATCAGTGCTCCGGAAACGATCTATCTTGGAGTTGGTGCTATACTGTTTGAAGCAGAAGGGTGGAAGAAGAAATTCTCTTCTATTTTAggcaaattttaaaatgtttttgggcGTCATAGTAGAGTACGTCGAGAGCACgtgttttataaacattttgttcataGCTTGTAAATTACATTCTGGTTGTAGATAGTGTTCACTGTAAATGATGTTAAGGTAGTATGTGTTTACGTTTGATGTGTTAaacattttcagacattttcattttaaattgtgcCTATCTTTGAGAATTATGCTATTTCACTGTTAGAGCgataaaagttattttctttGGATCAC is a window of Lepisosteus oculatus isolate fLepOcu1 chromosome 6, fLepOcu1.hap2, whole genome shotgun sequence DNA encoding:
- the vcpip1 gene encoding deubiquitinating protein VCPIP1, with the translated sequence MSLQQGSKKKDKRILSGTCPDPKCQARLFFPAYGSVSIECTECGQRHEQKNLLKVEEVTDPDVVLHNLLRNALLGVTGAPKKGTELVKVMGLSNYHCKLLSPVLTRFGMDKQTGKAKLLRDMNQGEMFDCSLLGDRAFLIEQEHVSTVGYGRDRSGSLVYLHDTLEELKKANRNKECLIPVHVDGDGHCLVHAVSRALVGRELFWHALRENLKQHFKQNLERYKALFQDFIDAAEWEDIINECDPLFVPPEGVPLGLRNIHIFGLANVLHRPIVLLDSLSGMRSSGDYSATFLPGLVPEEKCKGKDGHFNKPICIAWSSSGRNHYIPLVGIKNAPLPRLPAKLLPKAWGVPQELIKKYIRLESDGSCVIGGDRSLQDKYLMRLVSAMEEVFMDKHGIHPSLVADVHQYVYRRTGVIGVQPEEVTEAAKRAVAEHRLHRCLICNALSELHVPPEWLAPGGKLYTLAKSTHGQLRPDKNYSFPLNNVVCSYDADRDALVPDYKLSHLGACNWCHGTSVRRVRGDGSVVYLDGDRTSARSRGGKCGCGFKHFWEGKEYDNLPEAFPITLEWGGRVVRETVYWFQYEAEPSLNSNVFDVAMKLVTKHFPGEFGSEILVQKVVNTILNHTAKKNPDEYNPVAVDGAAHAHQRPGEVADGQAAVEVQPPTKIILTGQKAKTLHKEELNMSKAERSLQQSISENASAAQKKRTDKLKQEQRAQARPASPGPVREGPSSAPATPTKAPSSPQSSKEKKIRVTTTDGRQAMLTLQVETTFAALQESLAREFAVPPAQQCIRYGFPPKELLPPGAGREDEPVPLQHGDRVTLEAVRDPQEKEAAAPAASASAPAPHAVKSEDPASSSRPTPRELQDHIDLEMSSLCLLATLMGEDVWSYAKKLPHLFQHGGVFYNIMKKDMGLMDGKHCTLPHMPGKTFVFNAAEDRLELCVDVAGHFPVGPEVEELVKEALTQLRSEAASRSREGSPSHGLLKLGSGGVVRKKSDQSHHVTAFQGKGHSLGSAAGSSPAEQKPRERPISRKHSSGVDLSGSAPQPGAELSDISEDAAKELVRMAPGFVTMKDGRHLDPGMIEAQRKKLQEMVSSIQASMDRHLREQGGGEPAPGERAPRKAEAGSLGSRTDGTRTMAPQPVLGIGDHEPSGMDVSALGTSSGVEVTARKPTGKGTTTEELEDMDSQDTELTIATEPMDHS